A section of the Naumovozyma dairenensis CBS 421 chromosome 5, complete genome genome encodes:
- the NDAI0E03770 gene encoding uncharacterized protein, which produces MPGKNINTNTLHDQHHHHMLDNSNGNNNNNTGVVVPDAAGLAQHTSLSSSSSSPSQLLSSPSSPTSSMTTTNVYPKVYHLIPVENTPPDIPWKALDSSRRGADGQAILSFFLHNKSLNYWKCLQCKKVYYFRLSDYRYKLNPLKNHLTGKGNKHGIICEKKPDLNTAIRNMEMKNSIDNAVKKRRLETMGAVEMNLLTNSNANNTTTTTANHINNIVNEHHQASYSAITNNFNGDTHNSSHRNVNNTSHNATSNRSLAQINPTNSSDINEEFIKVSVLKDIFRFVLDVVGRDRDRDRDRMHRNLENAISLASNEIDERKKRRKISSNNVDGDIQEQDQNIQDDGLMIPRHNPNSNSNSNLNQGEHERHVRSQLQAQQQQNQRHLQHRQIQQQQQQQHQHQQLGETQGQQHHHHLQEGDHRSQLGQQHHQLQLQHLQERMSRNNYQQSSQRRQNNHQQQPQQQHGAGGLL; this is translated from the coding sequence ATGCCTGgtaagaatattaataccAACACTCTTCATGatcagcatcatcatcatatgTTGGATAATAGcaatggtaataataacaataatactGGTGTAGTAGTTCCGGATGCTGCTGGCTTAGCTCAACATACATCGCTATCGTCCTCTTCGTCGTCTCCATCACAACTCCTGTCTTCACCATCTTCACCGACTTCATCAATGACTACTACCAATGTATATCCAAAAGTATACCACTTAATCCCAGTGGAAAATACACCACCTGATATACCATGGAAAGCTCTTGATTCATCAAGAAGGGGTGCAGACGGACAAGCCATTTTATCATTCTTCTTACATAATAAATCACTAAATTATTGGAAGTGTCTACAATGTAAAAAGGTCTATTATTTCAGATTAAGTGATTATCGTTATAAATTAAATCCACtaaaaaatcatttgaCAGGGAAGGGAAATAAACATGGTATCATTTGTGAAAAGAAACCGGATCTAAATACCGCTATTAGAAATatggaaatgaaaaattccaTAGATAATGCTgtcaagaaaagaagattgGAAACTATGGGTGCAGTAGAAATGAACCTATTAACTAATTCTAATGCAAATAATACCACTACTACTACGGCTAACCATATAAACAATATCGTTAATGAACACCACCAAGCTTCTTATTCCGCCATCACAAACAATTTCAATGGTGATACGCATAACAGTAGCCACCGTAACGTTAATAATACCAGTCACAATGCCACAAGTAATCGTTCGTTAGCCCAAATAAATCCTACCAATAGCTCTGATATTAACGAAGAATTTATTAAGGTGTCCGTTCTTAAAGACATATTTAGATTTGTACTTGATGTTGTAGGAAGAGATCGAGATCGAGATCGAGATCGTATGCACAGGAATTTAGAAAATGCGATATCTTTAGCATCTAATGAGATTGATgagagaaagaaaagaagaaaaatatcttCTAATAACGTCGATGGAGATATCCAAGAACAAGATCAAAATATTCAGGACGACGGACTAATGATACCGAGGCATAatccaaattcaaattcaaattcaaatctaaATCAAGGTGAACATGAACGCCACGTTCGAAGTCAACTTCAAgctcaacaacaacagaaCCAACGTCACCTCCAGCATCGCCaaatacaacaacaacagcaacaacaacatcagCACCAGCAACTCGGAGAAACTCAAGGGCAGCAGCATCACCATCACTTGCAAGAAGGTGATCATCGATCGCAATTGGGACAACAACATCACCAATTGCAATTACAACATCTTCAGGAAAGAATGTCACGTAATAACTATCAACAATCATCTCAACGACGTCAAAACAATCATCAGCAACAACCACAGCAACAGCATGGCGCCGGAGGCTTATTATAG
- the MEK1 gene encoding serine/threonine protein kinase MEK1 (similar to Saccharomyces cerevisiae MEK1 (YOR351C); ancestral locus Anc_7.41), whose product MSEPSLGFLEVWQRNENNQGNKTPEYNIEHSTTLHGITTEELGSGDSINESILSNDDSSFPQQQEQQQGGEKISILKICKHKTLKIGRNTKEVDFLLNDPSVSSIHCIIWAILFDEKSIPMCYIKDLSLNGTFVNSKRLERNVAYLLNDNDIIELSSTFNTLSTSMINLFQEEGNPHSYFKFKSLNLEDKCFLKNVERTIFDALNIKKIINKNWEISPKIIGNGTFGNVLVAFKKNLNDNINSKPTGKIIYSPRNYAVKIVKLKKNNVDKEAKILLKLNHPNIIKIHYTFSDIINDNLYLFQDLIPGGDLFSYLAKGDCLTSITETESLILVYQILKALSYLHNQGIVHRDLKLDNILLCSPEPCTRIVLADFGIAKDISKLKRNSRMNTIVGTPEYCAPEVGFKTRHPHPNSKSHHELLSSSRSFLNQTCSRANTIEQYKNGYTYKCDLWSLGVVTHIMLTGISPFYGDGTENSIIQNVRNGKLDFSIKHWDHIHENAKDFVRNLLKIDANERFDSFQSLNHSWISNHSGYLEKIYQKKILSVLPLQTLKNMSLNEPLPSSNDWKRKLPKSVNIEARDPEMQ is encoded by the coding sequence atgtcTGAACCTTCTTTGGGATTTTTGGAAGTATGGCAAAGAAACGAGAATAATCAAGGAAATAAAACACCTGAATATAACATTGAACATTCGACTACATTACATGGAATAACTACTGAAGAACTGGGAAGTGGCGATTCTATCAATGAGAGCATTCTTTCTAATGATGATTCCAGTTTtccacaacaacaagaacaacagcAAGGTGGCGAAAAGATCTCGATTCTGAAAATTTGTAAACATAAAACATTAAAGATTGGAAGAAATACCAAAGAGGTTGATTTCCTTTTAAACGACCCATCTGTTTCATCAATCCATTGTATCATTTGGGCTATCTTGTTTGATGAGAAAAGTATACCAATGTGTTACATCAAAGATTTGTCATTAAATGGTACATTCGTGAATTCTAAAAGATTGGAAAGAAACGTTGCTTACcttttaaatgataatgatattattgaattgtCGTCTACATTTAATACTTTATCAACTTCAATGATCAATTTATTCCAAGAAGAAGGGAATCCCCATTcttatttcaaatttaagtctttaaatttggaagataaatgttttttgaaaaatgttgAAAGAACTATCTTCGATGCTTTAAAcatcaagaaaataattaataaaaattgGGAAATTTCTCCAAAGATCATCGGGAATGGTACTTTCGGTAATGTCTTAGTAgctttcaagaaaaatttgaatgataatataaattcaaaacCAACAGGAAAAATCATATATTCCCCAAGGAACTACGCTGTGAAAATTgttaaattaaaaaaaaataacgtTGATAAAGAAGCTAAAATACTGTTGAAACTAAACCATCCAAACATCATTAAGATTCATTATACATTCTCCGACATCATTAATGATAACTTATACCTTTTCCAAGATTTGATCCCTGGAGGAGATTTGTTCTCATATTTAGCTAAAGGTGATTGTCTAACTTCAATAACAGAAACTGAATCCTTAATACTTGTCTATCAAATTTTAAAAGCTCTAAGTTATCTACACAACCAAGGAATTGTCCATAGAGATTTAAAATTAGACAACATTCTTTTATGCTCACCAGAACCGTGTACAAGAATTGTACTGGCTGATTTTGGTATTGCTAAAGATATCtccaaattgaaaagaaattcaagaatGAATACTATCGTGGGCACTCCAGAATATTGTGCTCCTGAAGTTGGGTTCAAAACACGGCATCCTCACCCAAACTCAAAGTCACACcatgaattattatcaagCTCAAGATCTTTCCTTAATCAAACATGTTCAAGAGCAAATACCATTGAACAATATAAAAACGGTTATACGTATAAATGTGATCTATGGTCATTAGGCGTCGTCACACATATCATGTTGACCGGTATATCACCATTTTATGGTGATGGTACAGAAAACtcaataattcaaaatgtCAGAAATGGGAAATTGGATTTCAGTATAAAACATTGGGACCATATACATGAAAATGCAAAGGATTTCGTTAgaaatcttttgaaaattgacGCGAATGAAAGATTCGATAGTTTTCAAAGTTTAAATCATTCTTGGATAAGTAACCATTCTGGTTATTTGGAAAAGAtttatcaaaagaaaatattatctgTACTGCCATTGCAaacattaaaaaatatgagTTTAAATGAACCGTTACCATCGTCGAATGAttggaaaaggaaattacCAAAAAGCGTTAATATTGAAGCTAGAGATCCTGAGATgcaataa
- the MNE1 gene encoding Mne1p (similar to Saccharomyces cerevisiae MNE1 (YOR350C); ancestral locus Anc_7.42), with amino-acid sequence MTIFPVRAATNAWKRSISSNITSIVNDVLNNASKNRATSPIITGENITTENNISPRDKSASILSPTDKWIHESFTKYRGYLKKTGSKNTITLNLPQILRTLQILRSSDQTRSYFILLNRLNSTERINWISQNGKAVRLTNNRAPLELYNELSKMLYRQSLRLEDDSSNNDILAKLAMKLLREYYEIIMESQQAVTTRPIITIATTDTVPNSLLENTKFFKNCLSIIIKSKSFARLHYVLKKYIRNGTDNLSYYFAILSFYEKTYQIFKLKNYISMLSSFENTEVNLQAESDIKSFSSIIVHVTNRLLSNNMEETCIQFFDKLTRDWNYKMLDHDYNVILEMIEKYGSYKFLYRLKILFPDYSDSEISLVDAIKLNCSEKSLLQLIPILNDYHHKLESNESELRFLQCKLPPLYTNLKGWEDFFHSLLPTLRSSAITQNTKNFIMNLIISHVASDRSLGFMLLFLEHITYQLNLPTLLLSFQENRTVILNQLYHSLLRSMAVNPSANRLSLFHLFNWIKQNELDSFYFSEQDLKSIWKTFPQDVTIYTKSDSLLLNYYHNELSRICENTCIPNHLETLVSNNTKINNNQTENLTAVQIETVLLQVSGPVTDTLDLHELLDIEKKHEGGSYFFSIDKGNSQRLKDILQTLKSKAAERQAKTCE; translated from the coding sequence ATGACCATATTTCCAGTTAGAGCTGCCACGAATGCTTGGAAAAGATCGATATCTTCTAATATTACTAGTATAGTCAATGATGTCCTTAATAATGCTTCAAAAAATAGAGCAACTTcaccaataataacaggTGAGAATATAACAactgaaaataatatttcaccGAGAGACAAATCTGCAAGCATCCTTTCCCCTACAGATAAATGGATTCATGAAtcatttacaaaatatcGTGGATATTTAAAGAAGACGGGttcaaaaaatacaatTACATTGAATTTGCCCCAAATTTTGAGGACTTTACAAATATTGCGTTCATCAGACCAGACACGATCTTATTTTATCTTACTGAATAGATTAAATTCTACTGAGAGAATCAATTGGATCTCTCAAAATGGGAAAGCGGTTCGATTAACTAATAATCGTGCTCCATTAGAATTGTACAATGAATTGTCCAAGATGCTTTATAGACAATCGTTAAgattagaagatgattcAAGTAATAACGATATCTTAGCCAAACTTGCAATGAAGTTACTAAGAGAATACTATGAAATTATAATGGAGTCGCAGCAAGCAGTGACAACTCGTCCGATCATCACTATTGCAACAACGGATACCGTACCAAATAGtcttttggaaaataccaagtttttcaaaaattgtttatccatcatcattaaatcGAAGTCCTTTGCAAGGCTCCATTatgttttaaaaaaatatattcgGAATGGAACAGACAATCtttcatattattttgcAATATTGTCATTCTATGAAAAGACGtatcaaatttttaaactgaaaaattatattagtatgttatcatcatttgaaaatacTGAAGTTAACTTACAAGCCGAATCTGATATAAAGTCTTTTAGTAGTATAATAGTTCATGTAACGAATCgattattatcaaataatatggAGGAAACTTGTATTCAgttttttgataaattgaCAAGAGATTGGAATTATAAAATGCTAGACCATGATTATAACGTGATACTTGAGatgattgaaaaatatggatcttataaatttctttaccgtttgaaaattttgttCCCAGATTATTCTGATTCGGAAATATCTTTAGTAGACGCTATAAAATTAAACTGTAGTGAAAAATCATTACTCCAATTGATTCCCATATTAAACGATTATCATCACAAATTAGAATCAAATGAATCAGAGCTGAGATTCTTACAATGTAAATTACCGCCACTTTACACAAATCTAAAAGGGTGGGAGGACTTCTTTCATTCTTTGTTACCCACACTACGTTCTTCTGCAATAACGCAAAACACGAAAAACTtcataatgaatttgatcaTATCACATGTAGCTTCTGACCGTTCTTTGGGGTTCATGCTACTATTTCTCGAGCATATAACctatcaattaaatttaccgactttattgttatcctttcaagaaaatagaACTGTAATACTAAATCAACTTTATCATTCACTTCTTCGATCGATGGCCGTTAATCCGTCCGCTAATAGATTATCGctatttcatttatttaacTGGATCAAACAGAATGAATTAGATTCCTTCTATTTCTCTGAacaagatttgaaaagtaTCTGGAAAACTTTCCCCCAAGATGTTACAATATATACTAAATCTGATTCGCTTTTactgaattattatcataatgaattatcaaGGATATGTGAGAATACTTGTATTCCAAACCATTTAGAGACTTTAGTCTCTAACAATactaaaattaataataaccaaACAGAAAACCTTACCGCTGTCCAAATAGAGACTGTATTACTACAAGTATCGGGCCCTGTCACCGATACGCTTGACTTACATGAATTACTTGatatagaaaagaaacatgAAGGTGGAtcttattttttctcaATAGATAAAGGTAATAGTCAACGACTAAAAGATATTTTACAGACTTTAAAAAGTAAAGCAGCTGAAAGACAGGCAAAAACTTGTGAATAA